Proteins co-encoded in one Nicotiana sylvestris chromosome 7, ASM39365v2, whole genome shotgun sequence genomic window:
- the LOC104218881 gene encoding uncharacterized protein: MEGVEMEFHLPENADVSSDDFCNTVLSQFSSPNNEHHVHICTAIGTMSQELKDQNLPLTPITYFGATCSSLQCLYTSSPEGPPSHLIDALSTILSLVLPRINKAILKQKYEYLSNLMTQLLGLKTIGIEGIIGCLKCVMHLLIVGSKGNWSDVAQLYGVFICYLTDDRQKVRKMSHSCICDVLQNFQASPMLAPLLAPASEAITNLFERSLLLAGGTTGNASERPKGAQQVLHVLDALKLCLPYMSSKYSNSTLKYFKSLLELHQPLVNRRITDGLSALCIHPTAEVSAEVLLDLLGSLATSVSANESSADTLTFTAHLLGIGMRRVYSINRQLCVVKLPMVFNSLSDVLGSEHEEAIRAALEALKSLIHECIDENLIKQGVDDIISSNTDMRKSGPTIIEKICATIESLITYHYAAVWDMSFQVVVAMFDKLGHYSSHLLKGTLQSLADMQKLPDEDFPYRRQLHECVGSAVGAMGPESFLTLLPLKLDAQDLSESNIWLFPILKQNIVGVHLSFFTNSILSMVGAMKQRSAMLESKGKIYTARTVDGIVYSLWSLLPSFCNYPVDTAESFKDLEKVLSKALREEPDVCGIICSSLQILIQQNDSISKGKVDLSDTEMSVPKKRAIARYNQQVARDNLNALSLSAPKLLSVLSGVFRKSSKDTGGSLQSTIRELAPIADKEEVRKFFMKTMRELLKVTRESGKAEKAKSSNSMQIDDSSSESSLSLKRAQLFDLAVSLLPGLDAEHTNALFGAIEPALMDDEGLIQKKAYKVLSIILRESDEFISRSTEKLLNLMIEALPANHFSAKRYRLDCLYSLIVHVTKDDPEQRRRDSITSFMTEILLALKEPNKKTRNRAYELLVQIGHACGDEERGGRKENLHQFFTMVAGGIAGDTPHMISAAVKGVARLAYEFTDLVSAAYSVLPSTFLLLKRENKEIIKANLGLLKVLVSKSPAEGLQAHLRSMVEALLGWENNTKKHFKAKVKLLIEMLIKKCGLDAVKEVMPEDHMKLLTNIRKIKERSDRKLASNSEESRSHMSKATTSRLSRWNHTKIFSEYDDGESENSDAEYMDAGRRSKATLVSDSKASLLRSKKTRKAAKSLQEDLYDQLDDEPLDLLDQKKTRSALRGSGNLKRKSESEDEAEIDSEGRLIIQEGDKKQKRVKPPTNDFDVRSEAGSRFSESSRKTQKRRKTSDSGWAYTGTEYASKKAGGDVKRKDKLEPYAYWPLDRKMMSRRPEHRAAARKGMASIVKLTKNLEGKSASSILSAKRVKTKKKASSKKTKV; the protein is encoded by the exons ATGGAAGGCGTCGAGATGGAATTTCATCTACCGGAAAATGCTGACGTGTCCTCAGATGACTTCTGCAACACGGTACTATCACAATTTAGCTCACCCAACAACGAACACCACGTCCACATCTGCACCGCCATTGGTACAATGTCACAGGAGCTCAAAGACCAGAACCTTCCTCTTACCCCAATCACTTACTTCGGCGCCACGTGTTCCTCGCTCCAATGCCTATATACCTCCTCCCCTGAAGGGCCTCCATCACACCTAATCGATGCACTTTCCACGATTTTATCCCTCGTCCTTCCTAGAATAAACAAAGCCATTTTGAAGCAGAAATACGAGTATTTGTCTAACCTTATGACTCAATTGCTTGGATTAAAGACCATTGGTATCGAAGGGATCATTGGGTGCTTAAAGTGTGTTATGCACTTGCTAATTGTGGGATCCAAAGGGAACTGGTCGGATGTTGCTCAACTCTATGGTGTGTTTATTTGTTATTTAACGGATGATCGCCAAAAG GTGAGAAAGATGTCGCATAGTTGCATTTGTGATGTCTTGCAAAACTTTCAGGCATCACCTATGCTTGCTCCTCTATTGGCACCTGCAAGTGAAGCCATCACAAATCTCTTCGAGAGGTCCCTTCTACTTGCAGGAGGAACAACTGGAAATGCCTCTGAAAGACCCAAAGGAGCACAACAAGTCTTACACGTGCTGGATGCTCtgaaactttgtcttccttataTGTCTTCAAAGTATTCGAATAGTACTTTGAAGTACTTCAAGTCTCTACTGGAGTTGCATCAGCCTCTTGTTAATAGGCGCATTACAGATGGTTTGAGTGCTCTTTGTATCCATCCGACAGCAGAAGTATCCGCAGAAGTGCTTCTGGACCTCTTGGGTTCATTAGCTACTTCAGTTTCTGCGAATGAGTCATCTGCTGATACTCTGACATTCACAGCTCACTTGCTTGGCATTGGGATGAGAAGAGTATATTCGATTAACAGGCAATTATGTGTGGTTAAGCTCCCTATGGTGTTCAACTCTCTTAGTG ATGTTCTGGGTTCTGAGCACGAGGAAGCAATAAGGGCTGCACTGGAGGCACTCAAGAGCTTAATACATGAATGCATTGATGAAAACTTGATCAAACAGGGTGTGGATGACATAATTAGTTCTAATACTGATATGAGGAAATCTGGACCAACTATCATTGAAAAAATCTGTGCCACAATTGAGAGCTTAATTACCTATCACTATGCAGCAGTCTGGGACATGTCATTTCAAGTAGTGGTTGCCATGTTTGACAAGCTAG GTCACTATTCTTCTCACCTTCTGAAGGGAACACTTCAGAGTTTGGCTGATATGCAAAAGTTGCCAGATGAAGACTTCCCTTACCGTAGACAG CTGCACGAATGTGTTGGATCAGCTGTTGGTGCAATGGGACCTGAATCTTTTCTAACTCTTCTTCCTCTTAAATTGGACGCGCAAGATTTATCGGAGTCCAACATCTGGCTTTTCCCAATTCTAAAGCAAAACATCGTTGGTGTGCATTTAAGTTTCTTTACCAACTCAATTTTGTCGATGGTTGGAGCTATGAAGCAGAGGTCTGCAATG CTCGAGAGCAAGGGAAAGATTTATACTGCGAGAACTGTTGATGGAATTGTGTATTCATTGTGGTCGTTGTTACCCTCATTTTGCAATTACCCTGTGGACACTGCTGAAAGCTTTAAGGATTTGGAGAAGGTTTTGAGCAAAGCTTTACGGGAAGAGCCTGATGTTTGTGGGATAATATGCTCCAGTTTGCAAATCCTCATTCAGCAGAACGATAGCATTTCAAAAGGAAAAGTGGATTTGTCTGATACTGAAATGAGCGTTCCCAAAAAACGAGCCATTGCGCGTTATAACCAGCAAGTTGCACGTGATAACTTGAATGCATTGAGTCTTTCTGCTCCTAAACTGCTGTCTGTTCTCTCCGGAGTCTTCCGAAAATCCTCTAAGGATACTGGTGGATCTTTGCAG AGCACAATCCGTGAATTGGCTCCTATTGCTGACAAGGAGGAAGTAAGAAAGTTCTTTATGAAGACCATGCGTGAGCTTTTGAAGGTGACTCGAGAGTCTGGGAAGGCAGAGAAGGCCAAAAGTTCCAATTCAATGCAGATTGATGACTCATCCAGTGAAAGTTCTTTGTCGCTAAAGAG GGCACAGTTATTTGATCTGGCGGTTTCTCTCTTGCCTGGTTTAGATGCTGAACATACTAATGCACTGTTTGGTGCAATAGAGCCTGCTTTAATG GATGATGAAGGCTTGATCCAGAAGAAGGCATATAAAGTTCTTTCCATCATCCTTCGG GAATCAGATGAATTTATTTCAAGAAGTACCGAAAAGTTGCTTAATTTGATGATTGAAGCACTACCTGCAAATCATTTTTCAGCCAAACGTTACAGACTTGACTGTCTATACTCTTTAATTGTCCATGTTACAAAG GATGACCCAGAACAGAGGAGGCGTGACAGTATTACTTCTTTTATGACTGAAATTTTGCTTGCACTCAAAGAG CCTAACAAGAAAACAAGGAACCGGGCGTACGAGCTTCTTGTCCAAATTGGCCATGCTTGTGGGGATGAAGAGAGAGGTGGCAGAAAGGAGAACCTGCATCAGTTTTTTACTATG GTTGCTGGGGGTATTGCTGGAGATACACCTCATATGATCAGTGCAGCAGTTAAAGGCGTAGCTCGCCTGGCTTATGAATTCACCGACCTTGTTTCTGCTGCGTACAGTGTCCTTCCATCAACATTTCTTCTCCTTAAgagagaaaacaaagaaataattAAG GCTAATTTAGGGCTATTGAAGGTACTGGTCTCAAAGTCGCCGGCTGAGGGACTACAAGCACATTTAAGGAGCATGGTAGAGGCCCTTCTTGGTTGGGAAAATAATACCAAGAAGCATTTCAAAGCCAAG GTTAAGCTGCTTATTGAAATGCTTATCAAGAAGTGTGGTCTGGATGCTGTAAAAGAGGTGATGCCTGAAGACCACATGAAACTCCTTACTAATATAAGAAAG ATCAAGGAGCGAAGTGATAGGAAACTCGCGTCGAATTCTGAGGAAAGCAGATCTCATATGTCAAAAGCAACAACATCAAG GCTAAGCAGATGGAATCATACAAAAATCTTTTCTGAGTACGATGACGGAGAATCTGAGAATAGTGATGCAGAATATATGGATGCTGGTCGTAGGAGCAAGGCTACATTAGTATCAGACTCCAAAGCATCTTTATTACG GTCCAAGAAAACACGGAAAGCAGCCAAGAGTTTGCAGGAAGATCTGTATGATCAATTAGACGACGAGCCACTTGACTTACTTGACCAGAAGAAGACCAGGTCAGCTCTTAGAGGATCTGGCAATCTCAAGCGGAAGTCTGAGtcagaagatgaagcagaaataGACTCTGAAGGCCGTTTGATTATTCAAGAGGGAGATAAGAAGCAAAAACGAGTCAAGCCACCTACTAATGATTTTGATGTAAGAAGCGAAGCAGGAAGTCGCTTTTCTGAGAGCTCAAGGAAAACTCAGAAACGGAGGAAAACGTCTGATTCAGGATGGGCCTACACTGGAACAGAATATGCAAGCAAGAAGGCAGGTGGTGATGTCAAGAGGAAAGACAAACTTGAGCCATATGCCTACTGGCCCCTTGACCGCAAGATGATGAGCCGTAGGCCTGAACATCGAGCAGCAGCACGAAAAGGAATGGCAAGCATTGTGAAGCTAACAAAGAATCTTGAAGGCAAGAGTGCATCGTCCATACTGTCCGCAAAGAGAGTCAAAACTAAAAAGAAAGCCAGCTCCAAAAAGACTAAGGTGTGA